In one window of Syngnathus scovelli strain Florida chromosome 22, RoL_Ssco_1.2, whole genome shotgun sequence DNA:
- the LOC125992431 gene encoding microsomal glutathione S-transferase 1 → MVDLMQDEVFKAFSTYALIVILKMMLMAPLTTFYRVRRGSFSSEEDVAHKSAEERKKLLRTHPDVERVRRCHLNDLENVVPFVLIGFIYTLSGPQLSAAILHFRIFTGSRIFHTISYVGAFPQPCRGLSFLVGLATTVSMAYNVLSQFSNL, encoded by the exons ATGGTGGATCTAATGCAAGATGAGGTGttcaaggctttcagcacctacgCACTTATCGTGATCCTAAAGATGATGCTTATGGCACCTTTGACTACTTTTTACCGCGTTAGAAGAGGG TCTTTTTCTTCTGAGGAAGATGTGGCTCATAAATCTGCAGAAGAGAGAAAGAAGCTGCTTAGAACCCACCCAGATGTCGAACGTGTTCGTAG ATGTCACCTGAACGACTTGGAGAACGTCGTTCCCTTCGTACTCATCGGTTTTATCTACACCCTGAGCGGACCGCAACTCTCAGCAGCTATACTTCACTTCCGCATCTTTACCGGTTCTCGGATCTTCCACACTATCTCCTACGTCGGGGCTTTTCCTCAACCCTGCAGAGGTCTGTCCTTTCTCGTGGGCTTGGCCACCACCGTATCTATGGCTTACAATGTCCTCAGTCAGTTTTCCAATCTCTGA
- the hmga2 gene encoding high mobility group protein HMGI-C translates to MSGRGDEPGESSQEPSGAAEPQKRRPGRPRKLQKEPSGEPVPKRPRGRPKGSKNKGPSKAAQKKAEATGEKRRRGRPRKWPQQVVQKKPAQEEEEEEEEDEEEEEEEED, encoded by the exons ATGAGTGGACGCGGGGACGAGCCCGGCGAGAGCTCCCAGGAGCCCTCAGGGGCCGCGGAGCCCCAAAAGAGGAGACCGGGAAGACCGCGAAAACTCCAAAAA GAGCCGAGCGGAGAGCCCGTCCCAAAGCGACCGAGGGGCCGCCCCAAAGGAAGTAAGAACAAGGGCCCATCGAAGGCAGCACAGAAG AAAGCCGAGGCAACTGGGGAGAAAAGACGCAGGGGGCGACCCAGGAAATGG CCACAGCAAGTCGTCCAGAAAAAACCTGCTCAG gaagaagaagaagaggaggaagaagacgaggaggaggaggaagaggaggaagattaA
- the LOC125992354 gene encoding protein BTG3-like → MEQEITDAIFPLMKTLVSKEVAFQKTELFIQRLSFALQKKFEGHWYPENPSKGEAYRCIRVNQYNCNDPELLRACHESGLKFCDLRLPLDFTLWINPGEAFCRIGEENPPFSVATVAAMYKEYLAQKLSNTQDNEMFDSCSSSDGEDIHNCFSINDKQLNPLAPAWYPSGFPEPTRSRLNCRATKEKSHSLNIYRHCPTASGRKIKMK, encoded by the exons ATGGAGCAAGAAATAACCGATGCTATATTTCCATTAATGAAGACGCTTGTTTCCAAGGAGGTGGCATTCCAAAAAACGGAACTCTTTATCCAGCGCTTGAGCTTTGCCTTGCAGAAGAAATTTGAGGGCCACTGGTACCCCGAAAATCCGAGCAAAGGAGAAGCGTACAG GTGCATACGAGTTAACCAATACAATTGTAACGATCCGGAACTCCTTCGTGCTTGTCATGAGAGTGGTCTGAAGTTTTGTGACTTGCGTCTTCCCCTCGATTTCACGCTGTGGATAAACCCTGGTGAAGCTTTTTGCAG AATCGGTGAAGAAAATCCTCCATTTTCAGTAGCGACTGTGGCTGCCATGTATAAGGAATACCTCGCCCAGAAGTTGTCAAACACTCAAGACAACGAGATGTTCGACTCTTGTTCTTCCTCGGATGGCGAGGACATACACAATTGTTTTTCTATCAACGACAAACAG TTGAATCCACTCGCTCCGGCCTGGTATCCCTCTGGCTTTCCGGAACCGACTCGCTCCCGCTTGAACTGCAGAGCTACTAAGGAAAAGTCACATTCTTTAAATATTTACAGGCATTGTCCAACTGCTTCgggaaggaaaataaaaatgaaataa
- the dera gene encoding deoxyribose-phosphate aldolase: MSARNPGTQLDLEWVSKVRVNTQAVLRRAQYIQGLKIPKKQWQAAWLLKAVTCIDLTTLAGDDTPSNVHRLCMKATQPVQYELLKEIDMHDKGVTTGAVCVYPSRVADAVKLLKAANSNLPVASVATGFPAGQTPLETRIMEVRMAVADGATEIDIVINRTLALTGQWEAMYDEIVQFREACGDAHMKTILAIGELGTFTNVYKASLVAMMAGSDFIKTSTGKESVNATYPVAIVMVRAIRDYFLRTGHKVGFKPAGGIRTAKESLVWLLLIKEELGNDWLTPHLFRLGASSLLADIERQIYHHVTGQYAAYHELPMA; this comes from the exons ATGTCTGCTAGAAACCCGGGCACGCAACTTG ATCTGGAGTGGGTCTCCAAAGTGAGAGTGAACACACAAGCTGTACTTCGGAGAGCTCAATACATCCAAGGACTGAAGATCCCCAAGAAACAGTGGCAG GCCGCCTGGTTGCTGAAGGCCGTCACGTGTATTGACCTGACGACTCTGGCCGGAGACGATACGCCGTCCAACGTCCACCGACTGTGCATGAAGGCCACCCAGCCCGTCCAATATGAGCTCCTCAAGGAAATTGACATGCATGACAAAG GGGTAACAACCGGTGCAGTGTGCGTGTACCCGTCACGCGTGGCCGATGCGGTCAAATTGCTAAAAGCCGCCAACTCCAATCTCCCGGTTGCGTCGG TGGCGACCGGTTTCCCGGCAGGTCAGACTCCACTGGAGACTCGTATTATGGAAGTTCGTATGGCCGTAGCGGACGGCGCCACTGAGATCGACATTGTCATCAACAGGACGCTCGCTCTCACTGGACAGTGGGAAG CGATGTATGATGAGATCGTTCAGTTCCGAGAGGCCTGCGGCGACGCTCACATGAAGACCATCCTGGCTATCGGCGAACTGGGCACCTTCACCAACGTCTACAAGGCCAGTTTGGTCGCCATGATGGCCG GTTCCGACTTCATCAAAACATCCACGGGAAAGGAATCCGTCAACGCCACTTACCCTGTCGCCATAGTGATGGTGAGGGCCATCCGTGACTACTTCCTGCGTACAGGTCATAAG GTGGGCTTCAAGCCAGCGGGGGGCATCCGGACAGCCAAGGAGTCTTTGGTGTGGCTTCTGCTGATCAAAGAGGAGCTAGGCAACGACTGGCTTACTCCTCACCTCTTCCGTTTGGGAGCCAGCAGCCTCTTGGCTGACATTGAGAGACAG ATTTATCATCACGTGACCGGACAATATGCTGCCTACCATGAGCTTCCTATGGCCTGA